One genomic segment of Deinococcus arcticus includes these proteins:
- a CDS encoding secretin N-terminal domain-containing protein: MTNRFASLLLTAALGMAAAQTAGPAAPATPAIADPSLTGANVTIEIGRYGGPLSSLLAALAKSAGYGLILDTNVDALPGASGTATPDAAATPTGTTPATGTAAGSATARPIVYSFQNKPFNEVWPLLMDVYGLSYDVLQLGGQPVLRVSNTPIQRTVTLRNADATQAAQQVKLFFGTPTYSETPQRDAQGNTVSVTRTLVDVKLDSPTLRIVPDVRSNAVIVRGTNKEVAEVTRLLGQLDTSSTTPTAGTTTPSAEAQTVQRVYAVRGAQADITGLLSAQYPGLKVTPVGQTGQLVITGPQNQLDAALTLLGQVDRPAPAVTNAQITQRVFQLVNASAEEVKATLEGTLARDVSSTAAPTPGTGTSATSVSTSVTTGLPTGTAAAPATTPATAQANAVTIIADKRTNTLIVRGTPEQVTQVAELIPQLDQRVPQINVQVRIQEITERAARSLGVNLRAGFGGFTVSTSGGTGLAASFDPTQSLIGFNLGATLNTLQNQGLSKSVYDGSITMQSGQRSLGASGDTQNASSTAAATIKSGGRLEVNIPSAAANVQAIQKQIDYGVNLDFYSPQVAPDGTITLRVRGQVNALQTAINASTLPNILQFTNSEAQTTLNFKNGETLLLSGLLATKESTTNSGVPFLSSIPVVGALFGNQSTTREQTQLLVVITGNIVR; this comes from the coding sequence ATGACTAACCGCTTCGCATCCCTCCTGCTGACCGCCGCACTGGGCATGGCCGCCGCGCAGACCGCTGGCCCGGCGGCGCCCGCCACGCCCGCCATCGCTGACCCCTCGCTGACCGGGGCCAACGTGACCATCGAGATTGGCCGCTACGGTGGGCCGCTGTCCAGCCTGCTGGCCGCGCTGGCCAAGTCGGCCGGCTACGGCCTGATTCTGGACACGAACGTGGACGCCCTGCCGGGTGCCAGCGGCACGGCCACCCCCGACGCAGCCGCTACCCCCACGGGAACCACGCCGGCCACCGGTACAGCTGCGGGCAGCGCCACCGCGCGCCCCATCGTGTACTCCTTCCAGAACAAGCCCTTTAACGAGGTCTGGCCGCTGCTCATGGATGTGTACGGCCTGAGCTACGACGTGCTTCAACTGGGCGGTCAGCCGGTGCTGCGCGTGAGCAACACGCCGATTCAGCGCACGGTCACCCTGCGCAACGCCGACGCGACGCAGGCCGCGCAGCAGGTCAAGCTGTTTTTCGGCACGCCCACCTACAGCGAAACCCCGCAGCGTGACGCTCAGGGCAACACGGTGAGCGTCACCCGCACCCTGGTGGACGTGAAGCTGGACTCCCCCACCCTGCGAATTGTGCCGGACGTGCGCAGCAACGCCGTGATCGTGCGCGGGACCAACAAGGAAGTGGCCGAGGTCACGCGCCTGCTGGGGCAGCTGGACACCAGCAGCACCACCCCCACGGCTGGCACCACCACCCCCTCGGCCGAGGCACAGACGGTGCAGCGTGTCTATGCGGTGCGCGGCGCCCAGGCCGACATTACGGGGCTGCTCTCGGCGCAGTATCCGGGCCTGAAGGTGACCCCTGTAGGGCAGACCGGGCAACTGGTCATCACCGGGCCCCAGAACCAGCTGGACGCCGCGCTGACCCTGCTGGGGCAGGTGGACCGCCCGGCACCCGCCGTGACCAATGCCCAGATCACGCAGCGCGTGTTCCAGCTGGTCAACGCCAGCGCCGAGGAAGTGAAAGCCACCCTGGAAGGCACCCTGGCGCGCGACGTGAGCAGCACCGCTGCTCCAACCCCAGGCACCGGCACCAGCGCCACCTCGGTCAGTACCTCTGTGACCACGGGCCTGCCTACTGGCACAGCGGCTGCCCCGGCCACCACGCCAGCCACGGCCCAGGCCAATGCGGTCACCATCATTGCTGACAAGCGCACAAACACCCTGATCGTGCGCGGCACCCCGGAACAGGTCACGCAGGTGGCCGAACTGATTCCGCAGCTCGACCAGCGCGTGCCGCAAATCAACGTGCAGGTGCGCATTCAGGAGATCACCGAGCGCGCCGCACGCAGCCTTGGCGTGAACCTGCGTGCAGGCTTTGGTGGCTTCACGGTGTCCACCAGCGGCGGCACCGGCCTGGCAGCCTCGTTTGACCCCACCCAGAGCCTGATTGGCTTTAACCTGGGCGCCACCCTGAACACCCTGCAAAACCAGGGCCTGAGCAAGAGCGTCTACGACGGCAGCATCACCATGCAGAGCGGCCAGCGCTCGCTGGGGGCCTCGGGCGACACGCAAAACGCGTCGAGCACCGCCGCCGCCACCATCAAGAGCGGCGGGCGCCTGGAAGTCAACATTCCCTCGGCGGCGGCCAACGTGCAGGCCATTCAGAAGCAGATTGACTACGGCGTGAACCTGGATTTCTACAGCCCCCAGGTGGCACCGGACGGCACCATCACCCTGCGGGTGCGTGGGCAGGTCAACGCCCTGCAAACGGCCATCAACGCCAGCACCCTGCCCAACATCCTGCAGTTCACCAACAGCGAGGCCCAGACCACGCTGAACTTCAAGAACGGCGAAACGCTGCTGCTCAGCGGCCTGCTGGCCACCAAGGAATCCACCACCAACTCGGGCGTGCCCTTCCTGTCCAGCATTCCGGTGGTGGGCGCCCTGTTCGGCAAC